The Dendropsophus ebraccatus isolate aDenEbr1 chromosome 6, aDenEbr1.pat, whole genome shotgun sequence nucleotide sequence TGTCTATGTGATTGATAGCGCACTGATTGGGTAAAAGGCTACAAAAACAATCTCAAGTATAATTGAGTCTTTGAAAGGTATCTCAGAGGCTATAACACTAGTTTAACAAAGTTTATAACACTGATGGCCGAGGTTATCAGTGTCTTATCGGTGGGGTGCTGTAATGCTGGTGGTTGGCACCCAATGATGTGCAGCTGTCAAGGCACTCACACGGTCATGTTCTCTGCTCCACCTCCCCAGTGATTACCTCAGGCTTCCTCTGCTGGTAACTCTCCTGCTGCTTCCTCTGCTGGTAACTCTCCTGTGGCTTCCTCTGCTGGTAACTCTCCTGCTGCTTCTTCTGCTGGTAACTCTCCTGCTGCTTCCTCTGCTGGTAACTCTCCTGCTGCTTCCTCTGCTGGTAACTCTCCTGCGGCTTCTTCTGCTGGTAACTCTCCTGCGGCTTCCTCTGCTGGTAACTCTCCTGCGGCTTCCTCTGCTGGTAACTCTCCTGCGGCTTCCTCTGCTGGTAACTCTCCTGCGGCTTCCTCTGCTGTTAACTCTCCTGCGGCTTCCTCTGCTGGTAACTTTCCTGCGGCTTCCTCCATGTCTGCAGTTTCTGGGCTGCCCTCTGGCAGTTGCACAAATGCACTGGCTgcaacttaaagtgatactgttaccCCCTTATTGTATGAGGACTTATccacacagctgtaaagcctaaattctgcagttttcataccttactttattatggatttcttggtgcttggtccagtgaaaaatgtttttttggtcggtggtttgtgccacctgggcagggcttcatgtCTGCAGCGCTTCTTAGCCCTGCTCACACTGGTGCCTTAGGCCACGCCCCTTCGTGCCATCATCGGCTTCTAGGCCCCATCTCCTTGGCAGCCATTGGAATGTGTTGACCTagatgggggtggggcctagacagcAATGACATCACGGAGGGACATCATGTTACGCAGCAGAATTCCACCCTATTTGCTCAGTGTCAACATACCCTTAGGCATGTTCAACTTTTAAATTTGTTTTCagttaaaatataaatttttatgtCCTCTATATGTGCCTTATAGCTGAAATTAgatctacagtggtgccttggattacaagcttaATTGGTTTTGGAAACTTGCTTGTGATCCAAATCCTTCTTAtatcaaagcacattttcccataggaaataactaAAAgttagacaattggttccgcaccccaaaatgtATCATTTTTATTCAGTAGAGTACTAGTGCTGGTTGCCTGGTGTAGCCAGAGTTGCAAGGGTTAAATTATGATGGGTGGGATGAGAGGGTGCAGAGTAATGAGAAAGTCACCTGCGTACCTGCGTAATTTGTGATTTGTGTGTGTGCAGTAACCACAAACAGTACAGTATTGCAAGGGTTAACCTAGGTTACTGTATAGGCAGGTAAAActggacagaggctgcaggacagagAGGGTCACTGCATTTGGGTTAAGATTGTGGCCTCTCAAATCACTTACAGTATTATCCTGGAGTTGAGAAGGGGGACTATAGTTACTGTATGGAGCGGAGGGGCGGAGATCCAGTAACATCCACAGTCCATTCCCCAATACAAACATATAGCGGCAGGATTCCCCATCTGCTATTGGGGCAGAGAAGGTACAGTACTAAAGTACTGTATGGAGTGGAGGGAGCGGAGCTTGGTTACCTCCACAGTCGGGTCCCATTACAAGCAGGAGCAGAAGATTCGGCCTCATGCACAGTTGATTATGGCCAAGCTGACAGGGATTTTGGCTCCTCTATGCAGTCGGGTTCACCAACGAAAAAAGTAGCTGTGCACACAACTTCCATCTCCTGCACAGCTAGTGTGGATCCGATCCCCCGATGCATGTTGTGCAGGTCACCTGATTCCTGTCCTGAAGTGGATGTGCTGTTATCTGGAAGGTgagacttccagggtcagagtacaccacactatgcagacccccacacaccagtacaGTACAGTGAGCTTGTAATGCAAATTTCTGCTCGTAAACCAAGCTATATTTTTTGAAAGTCTGCAAAACACTCGCAATCTGGGTTACTCgtaaactgaggtaccactgtatatttaatttAGCTTGAAAAAGCTGTTAAAGGGTActgtggagggaaaaaaaaatatttagtgactctgtacccacaatctgacccgcccaaaccacttgtaccttcagatagctgcttttaatccaagatctgtcctggggtccgtttggcaggggatgcagttattgtcctaaaaaacaacttttaaac carries:
- the LOC138795184 gene encoding cytochrome c1-like; protein product: MEEAAGKLPAEEAAGELTAEEAAGELPAEEAAGELPAEEAAGELPAEEAAGELPAEEAAGELPAEEAAGELPAEEAAGELPAEEAAGELPAEEATGELPAEEAAGELPAEEA